In the bacterium genome, CCCGAAAGGGAGGTGGGGGCGTTTTACACTCCATAGAAGTGGGAATCGAGAAACCAGTCGAAGGTTAGAAAGTTTTAAGATGAAGTTTTCTGAAATTGTTGGCCAGGAAGTGGCTGTTAATATATTGAAAAAGGCGATAGAGAACAACAGGTCTCATCACGCCTACCTATTTATGGGCCCTGACGGTGTTGGTAAACGGACGACTGCCATTGCCTTTGCTAAAGGCTTGAATTGCCGCTCCTCTTCCTCAGATGGCTGCGACCTGTGCGATTCCTGTAGAAAGATTGAAAATGGAACACATCCAGATGTGGAGTTAATTGGCCCCCGTGAGGGTGGGCTGACAATTTCCATTGACCAGATTAGAAAGCTTCAGAGAAGGGTCGCCTATAAGCCACTGGAGGGAAAATGGAAAGTATATATTATAGACGATGCTGCCAGTGCTACCGAAGAGGCTGCCAATTGTCTATTGAAGACTTTAGAGGAGCCACCTCCACAAGTAATTCTCATCCTCATCACTGAGAACATTTACCGTCTTCTCTCCACTGTTCGCTCTCGCTGCCAACTGATACTATTCAGGCAAATTCCCCGCACTCTAATAGAAAAGATACTGACAGACCAATACGAAGTGGCGCCTGAAGAGGCACGCCCTTTGGCCAGGTTTTCTTCAGGGAGTATTGGTCGAGCGCTTTACTGTCTGGAGAAAGAGACTCCTGAGTTTGGGGAACGGTTGAGGGAGATTTTTGAAACGGGAGGTTCTCTAATTGGAGGTTACGGTAGTCTATTTCAATTTTCGGCTGAAATTCCCCGAGATAGAGAATCTACACTGGAGTTATTGAATTTTTTATTAGGGGATTTGGGCAGGAAATTTGTGGAAAACCCATCTATACTAAAACAGAAAAAGATAGAAATCGTTATGGAAACACTCGATTTAATTAAGAGGAATGTCAATGTGAATTTAGCAATAGATGGAATGCTGTTGAAATTGACGCAGGCTGAAGCCTGCGGCTACCAAGACTGATATGATCTGGTAGTCGCAACCTTTAGGTTGCGTTTTATACACCCCATAAATCGGGGCGGCTACCGGGTTATATGCCATTTTTTAAAAGGAGAAGAATATGCCCATTGTTGTGGGAGTTCAGATAAGAAGAACAAAGGATATTTTCGATTTCCTGCCAGAGGGAATAGACCTGGCTATAGGTGATAAGTGTTTGGTGGAGACAGAGAATGGGATGGAAGCGGGAGAAGTTGTCTCGCCGGAGAGAATGATTGAACACAGTAAGAAGAAGCTTTATCGGGTAATAAAAAAGATGGACTCTGGTGATTGTGAAGTGGTAAAGAGAAATGTTAGTAAGGAAAAAGAAGCATTTCAAAAGGTAATGCAGAAAGTAGAAGAACACGAATTAAAGATGAAATTGACCTGCGTGGATTATACTTTTGATTGCAACAAATTGTTTGTCTATTATACTGCAGAAGGAAGAGTGGATTTCCGTGAACTCATTAAAGACCTGGGGTACCTGTTGAAAACTCGCATACAGATGGTTCAGATTGGGGTGCGGGACGAGGCTAAGATGCTGGGTGGATTTGGACCATGCGGACTTCCCATCTGCTGTGGCTCATTTTTGAAAAATTTTAGGCCTGTTTCCATTGATATGGCTAAAGAGCAGGACTTATCCTTGAACCCGGCAAAGATTTCCGGAGTTTGTGGTCGATTGATGTGTTGTCTGGCATA is a window encoding:
- the holB gene encoding DNA polymerase III subunit delta' translates to MKFSEIVGQEVAVNILKKAIENNRSHHAYLFMGPDGVGKRTTAIAFAKGLNCRSSSSDGCDLCDSCRKIENGTHPDVELIGPREGGLTISIDQIRKLQRRVAYKPLEGKWKVYIIDDAASATEEAANCLLKTLEEPPPQVILILITENIYRLLSTVRSRCQLILFRQIPRTLIEKILTDQYEVAPEEARPLARFSSGSIGRALYCLEKETPEFGERLREIFETGGSLIGGYGSLFQFSAEIPRDRESTLELLNFLLGDLGRKFVENPSILKQKKIEIVMETLDLIKRNVNVNLAIDGMLLKLTQAEACGYQD
- a CDS encoding stage 0 sporulation family protein, with amino-acid sequence MPIVVGVQIRRTKDIFDFLPEGIDLAIGDKCLVETENGMEAGEVVSPERMIEHSKKKLYRVIKKMDSGDCEVVKRNVSKEKEAFQKVMQKVEEHELKMKLTCVDYTFDCNKLFVYYTAEGRVDFRELIKDLGYLLKTRIQMVQIGVRDEAKMLGGFGPCGLPICCGSFLKNFRPVSIDMAKEQDLSLNPAKISGVCGRLMCCLAYENDFYREERKNFPKINSKVATEDGIGVVKEVNILRGEVTVEYGDGISKKLPRKEVSPAGFFEKFKFKKSES